A region of Scleropages formosus chromosome 2, fSclFor1.1, whole genome shotgun sequence DNA encodes the following proteins:
- the vipr1b gene encoding vasoactive intestinal polypeptide receptor 1b, producing MDASSSVFSLFTLNILFSLVFSVQMCDIMKEIELQRELCEKDVENITSGCKGMWDIACWPSARIGEVVAVSCPQYFRYFSDQHKGNLSKTCTSDGWTELHPISIALNCGYNLNSTADEGKFYWTVKVGYTIGHSVSLISLTTAIIILCIFRKLHCTRNYIHIHLFVSFILKAIAVFIKDVVLYDVGESYNCSSKLVGCKAAIVFFQYCIMASYFWLLVEGLYLHALLSVSFFSERKYFWWYILIGWGGPTVFITAWSLTKVYFNDVGCWDIIEISDSFWWIIKTPILASILINFILFICIIRILQQKINCPDIGRNETNQYSKLTKSTLLLIPLFGINYIIFGFIPDYIKTACRLVFDLILGSFQGFIVAVLYCFLNGEVQTEIRRKWRRWHLQRFLGTGAKFQQPCVGSNGNMFSTQISILTHNSPKTCRASSGQGDST from the exons gtCTTCTCTGTGCAAATGTGTGATATTATGAAGGAAATTGAATTACAAAGAGAGCTATGTGAAAAGGATGTGGAAAATATCACTTCAG GCTGTAAAGGGATGTGGGACATTGCCTGTTGGCCCTCAGCCAGAATTGGAGAAGTGGTGGCTGTATCATGTCCACAATACTTCCGTTACTTCAGTGACCAGCATAAGG GCAATCTCTCCAAGACCTGCACATCTGATGGTTGGACAGAGTTGCATCCTATCAGCATTGCTCTAAATTGTGGTTATAACCTCAATAGCACTGCTGATGAG GGTAAATTCTACTGGACAGTGAAGGTTGGCTACACCATTGGTCATAGTGTCTCCCTGATCTCTCTCACCACAGCAATTATAATACTGTGCATCTTTAG GAAGCTGCACTGCACAAGAAACTACATCCATATACATTTGTTTGTGTCCTTCATCCTGAAGGCCATTGCTGTCTTCATTAAGGACGTGGTGCTATATGATGTTGGGGAATCTTATAACTGCTCTTCCAAATTA GTTGGGTGCAAAGCAGCGATTGTCTTCTTCCAGTATTGCATCATGGCGAGCTACTTCTGGCTGTTAGTTGAAGGACTGTATCTTCATGCTCTGTTGTCTGTATCATTCTTCTCAGAAAGGAAATATTTCTGGTGGTACATTCTGATTGGCTGGG GTGGTCCAACAGTTTTCATCACTGCATGGAGCTTAACTAAGGTTTATTTCAATGATGTGGG ATGCTGGGATATCATTGAAATTTCTGACTCCTTTTGGTGGATTATCAAAACCCCAATTTTAGCATCCATACTG ATTAATTTCATTCTATTCATCTGCATCATCCGAATACtccaacagaaaataaattgtcCAGACATCGGACGCAATGAAACCAATCAATATTC GAAGTTGACAAAATCAACATTGCTTCTGATTCCACTTTTTGGGATAAACTATATAATATTTGGATTCATTCCTGACTACATAAAGACTGCATGTAGACTGGTGTTTGATCTTATTCTGGGGTCCTTCCAG gGTTTCATAGTAGCTGTTCTGTACTGTTTCTTAAATGGAGAG GTACAGACTGAGATCAGGCGCAAATGGAGGAGGTGGCACTTGCAGAGGTTCCTTGGCACTGGTGCCAAATTCCAGCAGCCCTGTGTGGGCAGCAATGGCAACATGTTCAGCACACAGATCTCCATCCTGACCCACAACAGTCCCAAGACTTGCCGGGCCTCATCTGGCCAGGGAGACTCCACCTAG